One Ethanoligenens harbinense YUAN-3 genomic window carries:
- the tnpB gene encoding IS66 family insertion sequence element accessory protein TnpB (TnpB, as the term is used for proteins encoded by IS66 family insertion elements, is considered an accessory protein, since TnpC, encoded by a neighboring gene, is a DDE family transposase.) — MQFGEKPVYLCCGCTDMRKSINGLMTLVQHSFSLDPFVDALFVFCNRSRDRLKILEWDGDGFWLYFKRLERGHFRWPSSDEETTMTLNSEELSCLIDGARLEKKLRRSEVLEHNIS, encoded by the coding sequence ATGCAGTTCGGAGAAAAACCTGTGTATCTTTGCTGTGGGTGCACGGATATGAGGAAATCGATCAACGGGCTAATGACGCTTGTGCAGCACAGTTTTTCTCTCGACCCTTTTGTCGACGCGCTGTTCGTGTTCTGCAACCGAAGCCGTGACCGCCTGAAAATACTGGAGTGGGACGGCGATGGCTTTTGGCTGTATTTCAAACGGCTGGAACGCGGACATTTCCGCTGGCCGTCGTCAGACGAGGAAACCACAATGACGCTGAACAGTGAGGAACTGTCTTGTCTGATCGATGGCGCAAGGCTGGAGAAAAAGCTTCGCCGCAGCGAAGTTCTTGAACACAATATTTCGTAA
- a CDS encoding C40 family peptidase → MYLPEKKQRWNLRILAGTVVLSAGMLLVPFQASADSISDWKQQYASLQQQLQQVQGKLNAQSSQLKTEKAKQAALNQEVSIIQGQLAVLRQQIENVNAQIANKEDEIQTTEQRVQQNTELLKQRLRALYMSGDDTFLTVLLNSNDISDFLTRVAVVRAVSDHDNEIIQSLKQDESQLKADRTALDQSKQSLLQVQGAAAAKQDILNAQLAQQAQVVAQVQAGSQSLQQQANSLNAQASQTNDQINAAVAAQAAATQLTATATASNTMQLTGAALGNATALVSYAEQFVGCSYVMNAAGPTSFDCSGLVMYVYQHAAHIGLPHSAAGQAGYGTAVSKSALQPGDLVFFHVSGGSIDHVGIYVGGGQMVNAEKPGVGVVTDNINSGYWASKFDCARRILN, encoded by the coding sequence GTGTACTTACCAGAGAAAAAACAACGATGGAATTTACGTATATTGGCCGGCACGGTCGTTCTGTCTGCAGGCATGCTGCTGGTGCCGTTCCAAGCCTCGGCAGATAGTATTTCCGATTGGAAGCAGCAATATGCTTCCCTGCAGCAGCAACTCCAGCAGGTGCAGGGCAAGCTGAACGCGCAGAGTAGTCAGCTGAAGACCGAAAAAGCGAAACAGGCGGCGCTCAATCAGGAGGTTTCCATCATTCAAGGGCAGCTTGCTGTTTTGAGACAGCAGATCGAAAATGTAAACGCACAGATTGCAAACAAGGAAGATGAGATCCAGACGACCGAGCAGCGTGTCCAGCAGAATACCGAATTGCTCAAGCAACGTTTGCGTGCTCTGTATATGTCCGGAGACGATACGTTCCTGACCGTACTGCTCAATTCAAACGACATCAGCGATTTCCTGACACGTGTGGCGGTGGTACGTGCGGTTTCCGATCACGACAACGAGATCATCCAGAGCCTGAAGCAGGATGAAAGCCAGCTGAAAGCCGACCGTACGGCGCTGGATCAGTCCAAGCAGAGTCTGTTGCAGGTGCAGGGGGCGGCGGCCGCCAAGCAGGACATTCTGAACGCCCAACTGGCACAGCAGGCGCAGGTTGTGGCTCAGGTGCAGGCAGGCTCGCAAAGTCTGCAGCAGCAGGCCAATTCTTTGAACGCGCAGGCTTCCCAGACGAATGACCAGATCAACGCGGCGGTTGCAGCACAGGCGGCTGCGACCCAACTGACCGCAACGGCTACGGCGAGCAACACAATGCAGCTGACCGGGGCCGCTTTGGGCAACGCTACCGCGCTGGTTTCGTATGCCGAGCAGTTTGTCGGTTGCTCCTATGTAATGAATGCAGCCGGTCCGACCAGTTTTGACTGCTCCGGTCTGGTCATGTATGTTTACCAGCATGCGGCTCATATTGGTCTGCCGCATTCCGCGGCCGGACAGGCTGGTTATGGCACGGCTGTTTCTAAAAGCGCGCTTCAGCCGGGTGACTTGGTCTTCTTTCATGTAAGCGGCGGCTCAATTGACCATGTGGGCATCTATGTCGGCGGTGGACAAATGGTCAATGCCGAGAAACCGGGTGTCGGTGTGGTGACTGATAACATCAATTCCGGTTATTGGGCGTCCAAGTTTGATTGTGCGCGGCGGATTCTGAACTGA
- a CDS encoding sigma factor-like helix-turn-helix DNA-binding protein — translation MVKINLRDYYPDFYTTDCIIAVPDEVAALMDSYEHAEAAYYLRRYRHKSYYSLDRGDGIERDILFVSLSPCEIYECKVTGEQIHAAIAALPDKQAKRIYAHYFLGMSKSAIAKAEGVNKSQISRSINKALKNMEAVLKNFI, via the coding sequence ATGGTCAAGATCAATCTGCGGGACTATTATCCCGATTTTTATACCACCGACTGCATCATTGCGGTACCGGACGAGGTTGCGGCACTCATGGATTCCTATGAACACGCCGAAGCCGCCTACTATCTGCGGAGATACCGTCATAAGTCGTATTACTCTCTGGATCGCGGCGACGGCATCGAGCGTGACATCCTGTTCGTGTCCCTGTCCCCCTGCGAAATCTATGAGTGCAAAGTGACGGGTGAGCAGATTCACGCTGCCATCGCCGCCTTGCCGGATAAGCAGGCCAAACGCATCTATGCTCATTACTTCTTGGGAATGAGCAAAAGTGCCATTGCTAAGGCAGAAGGGGTAAATAAAAGTCAAATCTCACGTTCTATCAATAAGGCGCTGAAAAATATGGAGGCAGTTCTCAAAAATTTCATTTAA
- a CDS encoding cysteine-rich KTR domain-containing protein has protein sequence MTTEIKWVLCPVCNNKTRLKIREDTILKNFPLFCPKCKHETLINVRHLKISVIKEPAAETQSR, from the coding sequence ATTACGACGGAAATCAAATGGGTATTATGCCCTGTTTGTAATAACAAGACACGTCTAAAAATCCGTGAGGATACAATCCTTAAAAACTTTCCGCTATTTTGTCCTAAGTGCAAACATGAGACACTAATAAATGTACGACATCTGAAAATATCAGTTATCAAAGAGCCAGCCGCTGAGACGCAGAGCCGATAA
- a CDS encoding recombinase family protein — protein sequence MKKLYKVGIYCRLSIDDASNSAKAKSYIPADESVSIENQREILSKFVMLNGWTEVKTYADDGYSGGNFQRPGFLEMLEDARKGVINLILVKDLSRLGRDFVEVGRYTDVVFPSLGCRFVSVLDCLDTEGDNTDMLHFRSLMNDYHLKDLSNKIKSVRYAKMKSGQFLSAYAPYGYRKSEDDKHKLVIDEYAAAVVHRAFSMRRDGAAYGKIAAAFNLDGILSPRGYWHSLYGTGECRYSQLWTCATVKNLLNSEVYLGNLLMNYTGSRSYKDGTMIYKPESEWIRCEATHEAIIVPEEWDAVQKINQAAKRRVENNRKPTRSLFSGKLVCADCKGPLGASTETQHRKNGTVKRYVSYCCERYIQSGRSVCSWHRIYEMTLARIVMAEIKADAEAVILDEAGAVEKLKRRMAQYDEQCMANTRQEIGKLRRRLQELESMTAKLYEDKVSGAVSESTFSVLIAKNEQERLAKAERLDVLLSEVKKSDQDAADIQSWAATIRKYLNLQELDRETIDELIDHIEIGERTVVDGKRRQDVKVFYRFVGQVNRELDMQ from the coding sequence ATGAAAAAGCTGTATAAGGTCGGCATCTACTGCCGCTTGAGCATAGACGACGCTTCCAATTCCGCGAAAGCGAAAAGCTACATTCCCGCCGACGAATCCGTCAGCATTGAAAATCAGCGGGAAATCCTCTCCAAATTTGTGATGCTGAACGGCTGGACCGAAGTGAAAACCTACGCCGACGACGGTTACAGCGGCGGCAACTTCCAGCGCCCCGGTTTTCTGGAGATGCTGGAGGACGCCCGAAAAGGCGTTATCAACCTGATCCTCGTCAAAGACCTGTCACGTTTGGGTCGCGACTTTGTAGAGGTGGGCCGGTACACAGACGTTGTGTTTCCTTCCCTTGGGTGCCGCTTCGTTTCCGTGCTGGATTGTCTGGACACCGAGGGCGACAACACCGATATGCTCCACTTCCGCAGCCTGATGAACGACTACCATTTGAAGGATTTGAGCAACAAAATCAAATCCGTGCGGTACGCCAAAATGAAAAGCGGGCAGTTCCTTTCCGCTTACGCCCCTTACGGCTACCGCAAAAGCGAGGACGATAAGCACAAACTGGTCATCGACGAATACGCCGCCGCTGTGGTCCACAGGGCCTTTTCCATGCGGCGGGACGGCGCGGCCTACGGCAAGATTGCCGCCGCTTTCAATCTGGACGGCATCCTCTCTCCGCGCGGATACTGGCACAGCCTGTACGGAACCGGCGAATGCCGGTATTCTCAGCTCTGGACCTGCGCAACCGTAAAAAACCTTCTGAACAGCGAGGTCTATCTTGGAAATCTGCTTATGAACTACACCGGCTCCCGTTCTTATAAGGATGGCACGATGATTTATAAGCCGGAATCCGAGTGGATACGGTGTGAGGCAACCCACGAGGCAATCATTGTTCCGGAAGAATGGGATGCCGTGCAGAAAATCAATCAGGCTGCAAAGCGACGCGTTGAGAATAACCGAAAGCCGACCCGAAGCCTTTTTTCTGGCAAACTGGTCTGCGCCGATTGTAAAGGTCCGCTTGGCGCAAGCACAGAGACGCAGCATCGTAAAAACGGCACCGTAAAACGCTATGTTTCCTACTGCTGTGAGAGATACATCCAGTCGGGTCGGAGCGTTTGTTCCTGGCACCGTATCTATGAAATGACGTTAGCGCGGATTGTGATGGCTGAAATTAAAGCGGACGCTGAGGCCGTCATTCTGGATGAGGCCGGTGCGGTGGAGAAGCTCAAACGCCGGATGGCACAGTATGATGAACAGTGCATGGCAAATACCCGTCAGGAAATCGGCAAACTGCGACGCCGCTTGCAGGAGTTGGAGAGCATGACCGCAAAGCTCTATGAGGACAAGGTTAGCGGAGCGGTCAGCGAAAGTACCTTCTCGGTGCTGATAGCGAAAAACGAACAGGAGCGCCTTGCCAAAGCGGAACGCCTTGACGTGCTTCTGTCCGAAGTTAAAAAATCCGATCAGGATGCCGCCGACATTCAGAGTTGGGCGGCGACGATCCGCAAATATCTGAACTTACAGGAACTTGACCGGGAAACCATCGATGAGCTGATAGACCACATTGAAATTGGTGAACGCACTGTTGTTGACGGAAAGCGTAGGCAGGATGTGAAGGTGTTCTATCGTTTTGTCGGGCAGGTCAACCGGGAACTTGATATGCAATGA
- a CDS encoding recombinase family protein → MPEKKKVYCLYRVSTKGQVEKDDIPMQKDYCRDFAKEQGWEIIEELSEKGVSGFKVSAKDRDAI, encoded by the coding sequence ATGCCTGAGAAGAAAAAAGTCTATTGTCTGTATCGCGTTTCCACAAAAGGCCAGGTCGAAAAAGATGATATTCCCATGCAGAAAGATTACTGCCGGGATTTTGCCAAAGAGCAGGGCTGGGAAATCATCGAAGAATTATCCGAAAAGGGTGTTTCGGGCTTTAAGGTTTCCGCCAAAGACCGGGATGCCATTTAG
- the tnpA gene encoding IS66 family insertion sequence element accessory protein TnpA, whose protein sequence is MDTQKIAREFRLSEWGEAVKERIAGGQSVDAFCEEKNISKATYYYRQKKVREAACMELMEKQKRGTGLVPDGWTQLTEAKSVTAGEGTLDIEIAGCHILANAQTDLELLARVCRILRSL, encoded by the coding sequence ATGGATACGCAAAAAATCGCGAGGGAGTTCCGGCTATCAGAGTGGGGCGAGGCGGTAAAGGAGCGAATAGCTGGCGGGCAGAGCGTGGACGCATTTTGCGAAGAAAAAAACATCAGCAAGGCCACCTATTACTACAGGCAGAAAAAAGTACGGGAAGCTGCCTGCATGGAGCTTATGGAGAAACAAAAGCGCGGAACCGGGCTTGTGCCGGACGGCTGGACGCAGCTTACGGAAGCAAAATCTGTTACTGCCGGCGAAGGCACCCTAGACATTGAAATCGCCGGCTGCCATATCCTTGCAAATGCCCAAACCGACCTGGAATTGCTGGCGAGAGTCTGCCGCATCCTGAGATCGCTGTGA
- a CDS encoding recombinase family protein encodes MIEKTYNVGIYCRLSNDDERDGESASIENQKLLLQRYVRERGWNEIDVYTDDGYSGTNFDRPGVQRLIEDAKTKRINVILVKDLSRFGRNYIEFGQYTDYLFPSIGCRFIALNNGIDTESTNGSTDVMCFLNLFNEFYSRDTSKKVKAVKKACAEDGKFLGTYPAYGYKRDPADKHHLVIDEETAPIVRRIFAMRCQGMGFWSIAVALNEEGIQPPGVLYYQRKGRNDPRKVNHQWANTTVQVILRNEVYIGNMVQGKHGTLSYKSRKLIVKPEDEWIRVENTHEAIIPRDVWDTVVSIDQKKVRKSPAAEGRKSIFTGLVYCADCGFKMRSHNETRKYSDGHTQVFHSFICGNYSRSGKTACTIHMIYEDVLSKLVLADIREKAQYAEYDRDRLIAQITRLKDKENRSRLSSYEQELKTATTRISELEKLMQNLYEDKCKGIIPQTVFQTLMQKYESERAEKAAAVPELEQKVKTQLGNKQDADRWTDIIRRYTEITELDETILFELVDRIEVGETKKQGDLRICDIKVHYRYVGNVDEALTQEKRERYEKAV; translated from the coding sequence ATGATCGAAAAAACATACAACGTGGGCATCTACTGCCGACTGTCCAACGACGATGAGCGCGACGGCGAATCCGCCAGCATTGAAAATCAAAAGTTGCTGCTCCAACGGTATGTCCGTGAGCGCGGCTGGAATGAAATCGACGTATATACCGATGACGGATACTCCGGAACAAACTTCGACCGTCCCGGCGTCCAGCGGCTGATTGAGGATGCAAAAACAAAGCGCATCAACGTGATTTTGGTCAAGGATCTGTCGCGTTTCGGCAGAAACTACATTGAATTTGGACAATACACAGATTATCTGTTTCCTTCTATCGGGTGCCGCTTCATTGCGCTGAACAACGGCATTGACACGGAAAGCACCAACGGCAGCACCGATGTCATGTGCTTTTTGAACTTATTTAACGAGTTCTACAGCCGGGATACCAGCAAGAAGGTCAAGGCCGTCAAGAAAGCGTGTGCGGAGGATGGCAAGTTTCTTGGAACTTACCCCGCTTATGGCTACAAGCGCGATCCTGCGGATAAGCACCACCTTGTAATCGACGAGGAAACCGCGCCGATTGTGCGCCGGATCTTCGCCATGCGCTGTCAGGGCATGGGCTTTTGGTCCATTGCCGTCGCGCTCAACGAGGAAGGAATTCAGCCGCCCGGAGTGCTGTACTATCAGCGCAAGGGGCGAAATGATCCGCGCAAGGTCAACCACCAGTGGGCCAATACCACCGTTCAGGTTATCCTCCGAAATGAGGTCTACATCGGTAATATGGTACAGGGCAAGCACGGGACGCTCTCGTATAAATCCCGCAAGCTCATTGTAAAACCGGAGGATGAATGGATACGGGTTGAAAACACGCATGAAGCAATCATTCCCCGCGACGTGTGGGATACGGTTGTCAGCATCGACCAAAAGAAGGTGCGGAAATCTCCCGCCGCAGAAGGCAGAAAAAGCATCTTTACCGGTCTTGTCTACTGCGCCGACTGCGGTTTCAAAATGCGGTCCCACAATGAGACGCGCAAATACAGCGACGGCCACACGCAGGTGTTTCACTCCTTCATCTGCGGCAACTACAGCCGCAGCGGTAAAACCGCCTGCACCATCCACATGATTTATGAGGATGTGCTAAGTAAACTCGTGCTGGCGGACATCCGGGAAAAGGCGCAGTATGCGGAGTATGACCGGGATCGGCTCATAGCGCAGATTACCCGGCTGAAGGATAAGGAAAACCGCAGCCGCCTGTCCTCTTATGAGCAGGAGCTGAAAACGGCCACCACCCGTATCTCGGAGTTGGAAAAGCTGATGCAGAATCTTTACGAGGACAAATGCAAAGGCATCATCCCGCAGACCGTGTTCCAGACCCTGATGCAGAAATATGAATCCGAGCGCGCGGAAAAAGCCGCCGCAGTCCCTGAATTGGAACAGAAAGTCAAGACGCAGCTTGGAAACAAGCAGGACGCAGACCGTTGGACGGATATTATCCGGCGCTATACAGAAATCACAGAGCTGGATGAAACCATCCTGTTTGAGCTGGTTGACCGCATTGAGGTGGGCGAAACCAAAAAGCAGGGCGATCTTCGCATCTGCGACATCAAGGTGCATTACCGTTATGTCGGAAATGTGGATGAGGCGCTGACGCAGGAGAAGAGGGAGCGTTATGAAAAAGCTGTATAA
- a CDS encoding helix-turn-helix transcriptional regulator has protein sequence MHYDMKRMGTIIQGARISRGMTQTALADKIEVSLRTIIAIETGKRNPTFEVLYKIIQELSIPADLIFRPEDVTGTPEQEQFIREFRDANEQEQQIAIASARGIWKELRHENKG, from the coding sequence ATGCACTATGACATGAAGCGAATGGGTACTATCATTCAAGGAGCCCGTATATCGCGCGGAATGACACAAACAGCGCTTGCTGACAAAATAGAAGTTTCTTTAAGAACCATCATTGCCATTGAAACTGGAAAACGAAATCCAACATTTGAGGTCCTTTATAAAATCATTCAAGAATTAAGTATTCCAGCTGATCTTATTTTTCGTCCCGAGGATGTAACTGGTACGCCAGAGCAGGAACAATTTATTCGGGAGTTCCGGGATGCTAACGAGCAAGAACAGCAAATTGCTATTGCATCAGCAAGAGGTATTTGGAAAGAACTCCGCCATGAAAACAAGGGATAG
- a CDS encoding recombinase family protein: MDKLTNYIRYWQASGESIKTSIRTKTRLAQIVQEGRFRGGKAPFGYQLEKKGRINKKSHEVYEIAVNEQEAEVVRLIFQKYVREGYGAQRLAHYLSDEGIHTRQGEGFVNTSINTILKNIIYVGILRSGESQSEIFPELQIIDEDTFQQAQEIMKQRTQEHSSVPRNNKSRALVSGLIYCGHCGHKMVLSTSGKNYKRADGTVVENVRLRYQCHNQVRHPDLCDGQNTYRTERVNALVAESIRRLFVYIKTISEKEVIQAQIHRQELFCRSQLEQANRLLDSKSKELSDYQSEVLKVIRGESPLKMDIINGLVEQAEEALKQAKADVARWQEELSNVQTKGAEIHKFYGRVVNWSELFDKCSIAEKKMIVSQLIQKVSIHKDYSLDIDFNISVHQILDYNKPSKSA; encoded by the coding sequence GTGGACAAGCTGACCAATTACATACGCTACTGGCAGGCGTCCGGCGAAAGCATCAAGACCTCCATCCGCACCAAAACCCGCCTTGCACAAATTGTACAGGAAGGGCGTTTCCGGGGCGGAAAAGCGCCATTTGGCTATCAACTGGAAAAGAAGGGCCGCATAAACAAAAAGAGCCATGAAGTCTATGAGATCGCGGTCAACGAGCAGGAGGCCGAAGTGGTGCGGCTCATCTTTCAGAAATATGTCCGGGAGGGCTACGGCGCACAGCGGTTGGCCCACTATCTTTCTGATGAGGGAATCCACACCCGCCAAGGTGAAGGCTTTGTCAACACCAGCATTAACACGATCCTGAAAAACATCATCTACGTCGGCATCCTGCGCAGCGGCGAATCGCAATCTGAAATCTTCCCGGAGCTGCAAATAATCGACGAGGATACATTTCAGCAGGCGCAGGAGATCATGAAACAGCGCACACAGGAACATTCCTCCGTGCCCCGCAACAACAAAAGCCGGGCGCTGGTGTCCGGCCTGATCTATTGCGGCCACTGCGGGCACAAGATGGTACTCTCCACCAGCGGCAAAAACTACAAGCGCGCAGACGGCACCGTCGTTGAGAACGTGCGGTTGCGGTATCAGTGCCACAATCAGGTTCGACATCCCGATCTATGCGACGGGCAGAACACCTATCGCACTGAGCGGGTAAACGCGCTGGTGGCGGAATCCATCCGCAGGCTGTTCGTCTACATCAAGACCATCTCTGAAAAAGAGGTGATTCAGGCGCAGATACACCGGCAAGAACTGTTCTGCCGGTCGCAGTTGGAGCAGGCCAACCGGTTGTTGGACAGCAAGAGCAAGGAGTTGAGCGACTACCAATCCGAGGTGCTCAAAGTGATCCGGGGCGAAAGCCCGCTGAAAATGGACATCATCAACGGATTGGTGGAGCAGGCCGAGGAGGCGCTCAAGCAGGCAAAGGCCGACGTGGCCCGTTGGCAGGAGGAATTGTCGAACGTTCAGACAAAAGGCGCGGAGATTCATAAATTTTATGGTCGCGTTGTAAACTGGTCGGAACTGTTCGATAAGTGCAGCATCGCGGAGAAAAAGATGATCGTCTCCCAGCTTATCCAAAAAGTGTCCATCCACAAGGATTATTCGCTGGACATCGACTTCAACATCTCCGTCCACCAGATATTGGACTACAACAAGCCATCCAAGAGCGCATAA